GACTGCTGCTCTTACTCTCACTTCTTCTCTAGCTCTTGCTTTTCTCTTGGATCTTGAGAGATTTCAAGAGATGAGTTTGTGCACTCAGCCACAAAGTCTACAAGGGCTTGACCCTTGATGGCTATTCTTGGTTGATATGTTATGTCAAACTAGCCAAGCTCAATGGCCCACTGGAGTAGTTGGCCTAATGCTTCAGGTTTCTATAAAACCTACTACAATGGTTGATCGATGTACACCTTTATAGGGTATGCCTAGAAGTATGAACTTAGCTTTCTGGAAGCTAAGAGTAAGTTGTAGGTTAGCTTCTCCATGTGTAGGTACCAACTTTCAGCATCGATTAGCCTCTTGCTAATGTAGTATACAGGGTGTTGTACACTGTCTTCTTCTTTTATGAGGACAACACTCATAGCATGTTCTGTGACTACTAGGTACACGCCTAGCTCTTCATTGTCGAGGGCTTTTAACAACACGGGTGGTTGAGCTAATCGTTTCTTCAACTATTTGAATGCAATTTCACATTCCTCTATCCACTCAAATTTTTGGTGCCTCAaagaatgttgaagaagggtacacATTTATTTGTAGACTTGGACATAAATCTGCTTAGTGCAACAATGCTTCCTGTTAGGCTTTATACTTCTTTGATGGTTGTGGGCGACTTCATGTCCAAAAAGGCTTGGATCTTTATAGGGTTTATTTCTATTCCCCTAGCATTGACTATGAAGCCAAGGAATTTACCCGAGCCTACTCTAAAGGAACATTTGAGGGGGATGAGCTTCATGTTGTAGCTGTAGAGGATTTTGAAGCATTTATTTAGGTCCTCCACATGCCCCCAGCCTTTTTGGACTTCACAAGCATGTCGCCAACATACACCTCCATGTTGTTGGCCGATGAGATTTTTGAACATTTTGTTAACAAGCCTTTGATATGTGGCCCCTGCATTGTTTAGCCCAAAGGGTATGACTTTGTAGTAATATAGACCTAAGTTTGTCATGAAGCTTGTGTGCTCCTGATCTGGCagatgcatctttatttggttgtaacCTGAATACACGTCCATGAAACTCAAGATTTCATGGCCAGTTGCGGCGTCCACGTTCTGGGAAGTAAAACGCAGTCCTTTGGACATACTTTATTCAAGTTGGTGAATTCGATGCATACTCTTCACTTTTTGTTTGGTTTGCGTACCATCACAGGGTTGGATACCTAAAGTTGATAGAATGCTTCTGTTATGAAGTCATGGGCTCGTAGCCTCTCGACTTTGTCCTTGAGTGCTCGGGCGCATTCTTTGGCTAGTAACCTCCTTTTCTGTTGTACATGTTGAATGTTTGGATCAATGTTGAGGGCATGGGTCATCACAGAGGGGTTGATTCCGACCATGTCTATATGTGACCATGCAAAGAGGTCCAGATTTGCCCTTATAAATTTTATCAGTaatgattttatttttggcGCTAAACCTTTCCCGATCTTTAGTCTTCTTGTTGGAGAAGTGGGATCAACCTCCACTTCCTTTAATTCTTCTATAAGTCTGAAGCTACCTGTAGGATCCCCAAACCGATGATCTATGTTTGTATCCCCGCTTTGGGCTAGACTTCATTGCCCTTTGCTAGGCTCTTCTTTAGAGCTCTTGGTAGACATCTTCTCTTTCTTGGCTTTGGACAAGGTCAAGCTGTAACAGTGATAGGCAAATTGTTGCTCTCCCCTCAAACATCCTACCTCATGCCTTGTTGGAAATTTAAGGTAGCAATGGTAGATGGATATTACCGCCATCAAGTGTATAAGGTCGGTCGGCCTATCAAGGCATTGAAAATCGAGGGAACATCAATTACGATGAACAATGTTATCAGAGTTCTAGTGGTTAGATTTTCTCTAATAGTGTGGGGTAATCTGATATACCTGATAGGTGCGGTGCCTTGGCCAAAGAAGCCATACATCACTTGCTTGCAAGGTGCCAAGTCAGTGAGTTGGAGCCCCATCATTTCATATGTTGATTTGAAAAGAatgttggaagaggctccattgCCCACCTTGCATCTTGCCATAGTCATATTCCCAATTTGTTCAGTGATGACCAGGGAGTCATTGTGCAGGAAACTAACATGAGTAGCATCTCCTTCTGTGAAAGAGATCGTGGGCTCTCCATACTTTGGTTGTTTGTAGCCTGTATCCTCGACTGCCAGGATGTCACTTTTAGGCTCGTGATGGAGTGTCTAAGCATAGTGATCCATAGCTTTGCTGGTCTTGCCTGCAATATGGAGTGTACCAATAATGGCCCCTAAGTGTCCTGCCACTGGTGGTGGCATTGGATCTCCATTCTAGGCACCTTGTGCCTAAGTTTGGTCGTTACGTACATAATGATGCATGTGGGGATTATTCTTCCTTATGATGAATTCAATCTCCCTCTTCAAATTCTGACACTCGTTGGTGTCATGGTCAAAGTCGTTGTTGCGCTTGCTCCTAGTGCTTTTGACACTGGAGGTTTGGGCAAAGTTGTTGGTACCTGCCTATGTGCGTGGCAAGTCGTGAAATTGTAGGATGTCTTGTGACTGCCTATTGTTGACTTTCCCTGTCTGGGCATGTCATACAACTTCTTCTAATTTGATGAAGTCGCCAGCTCTGTCGAGAAACTCCTTCATGTTGTTAGTTGAGATCCTCCGGATGTCTTTCTAAAAGTCACTCAATGGGAGGATGCCCTCTAGTATGGTTGTATATCAGCCCTCTTTTGTAAGGCCTTTGACCTTGGTAACCTTGGGCATGAACCTCTAGATGTAATCCTTCAAAggttctccttcttgttgtttgacTTCGACAAGATCTTCTAGCAGCAATGGTATGAGCCTTGAGGACGAGAATTGTGTGTAAAATTCTTGAGAAAACTCAGCCCAAGAATTGAATCTTTCTGAAGCAAGTTTAAAATACCATTGTTGAGCTGTTTCTAACAAAGTGACCGAGAATATGCAATAGCGCACATCACCAATAATCTTCTGGAGATCGAGCTACATATCGAAGTATTTGATGTGCGTCAGTGGGTCTGCAAGcccagtatacatcttccataCCAACATCTTGAGTTTGGACAAGGGTAAGGCATTTATGTATGCCTAGAATGGTGATCCCCTTAACCGTTCTAGCTCAAGATCTGCAGGTTTTGGACTAGCTAAGCCCTTGATCATGTCTCTTAGTTGGTCCAATAATGCTTGCACAGAAGGATCTATTGTTGTAGGAATTTGACTGACTGGCCCTCCTTGGAGGGCTTGTAGGCTCTGATGTGCTAGGTTCTGTCTGGCCATACTTTGAGAGAGTGTGTGGTGGAGGTCGACCAAACCTGTGTTATGTTGTaggccttggccggccactcccATGTAGGGATGTTGGCTCTGACTGGCCACGCCTACACTTGGCAACTGTCCATGGTCAGCCAACCTTGTATCAGGTAGGGCATGGCCGCCCGTGACTCCCCAGTTGGCTGATGTTATTAGTGTGTTGATAGGAGGTAGATCGCACCAATTGCTAGAGTTAGGTGGATCTAAATGCCTCAATTGATCAATTTCACTTCTCAAATTTTTGCTTTGGGTGTTTCCACATGCTCCCAGTCCTAGTCGGTTGAAGATTGGCCTTTGAGTGGTTCGCTTCCCTTGGGGAGGGAGCGTACTCCCCTGGTAGGCTAGAGGTATTCTTGCAGCTGGCTAGCCAACCAAAGGTTGGTTGATGGGGACTATTGTTGAGCTTGAGATCCCTGGCCGACCCCCCAGACTGCTGGTTGCCGGGATCTGGCAGTTCTTGCCATTAAACCTTAGTGGGAACACCTGTCCTCCTTTGGGTAAGGGAAGGTCTATCCTGGCTCTTAAAGAACCTAGTTTGTCAAATTGCTCATAGACCCTCCCTGATCTATCAACTAGTCTTCCTTAGAGTGGATCTCTGATGAGATCTTGGCCTCTTCCATCAATTCTCTTATTGAACGACCTTATCAGGTCATTGGCTTCTCTATTACGACAATCCCGCTTTGCCTGGTGAGATTGAAGGATGTACTCTTGTTCATCCATCCATCTCAGGGATTTACATCTCAACTGAGCGAATACATCGCAATCAGCAATGCATGGTTTTTCAGTTAGGCCAGCTTGGCAAACAGCCTCTCTAAGTCTGGCTAACTCAAGATCTTCTCCCAAGTCCACATGGGGCTTGCCAATTCCTGGTCATGTCTCTCCAACATAGTAACAGAGATGAGATCTAGTTGTTGTTTCTGGGGGTTGTTCCCCAAGGGTCCTTCCTTCAGTGGGAGACACCAATGGAGGGTTCCCCTCAGAGGCAAGGGCCTACAGTTTAGATCCACCAAGATGTTTGTGTCACTCTAACCAGCTGTAATGGCTACATTCGAGGTGCTTGCCTAAGCGGCAGGATTGACCACATCTACAGTGTTCATGGGAATTCCAGCCATGCCTGAAACATGGACATCAAGATCTATAGTCTAAGGGGTCTCAAGGAAGACTCAATGATGCAGATGGTGCAACCGAAGCTCTTCTCGTGTTAACCATAGTATTTGATCAGATGTGATATCGACTTACTCTCAATAAAAGTACCAAATTGTTGACCTAAGAAATTGGCAGACTGATGCTTGCCACGTGTGTCACATTTAGAACTAGAAAGTAAAAGAACACAAAGATTTTTATAGAGGTTTGGCTCCCTTAGCTAgtaggtaatgacctactccccttttagttgtattgatactGAGAGAGAACACTATTTAGATCACTATAGGTTGGATTTGATATAGCTCAATTAAAGTTACAGAATAGGAATCAAATATGGCAAATCTCAAGTGTTGAGGGATGTTATAGTGGAcatgtgtgagagagagagagagagagagagagagagagagagagagagagagagagagagagagagagagagagagagagagagagagagagagagagagagagagagagagagagagagagagagagagagagagagaaagctaTCAAACTTTGAGCTTGACAGCTTAAATGAGACTTAATGACTTAAGGTTCATTATGTAGGAGAGCTTAAACCCTAATTAGCAAATAAAATAAGTagatatttacatattaaatcGGTAAAATATAAAAGATTAAAATGCCCATAAAAAATAGGTATTTTCCATCTACCTTATTGGGCTTTTAAGGCCCCATTCATAGTCTAGCTTGCAATCCACGTGTAAGGTTGTGCACCAAAGTCCTGTCAAGTTTAATCCTAGCCGACCATGCACCTGCAGGAAGCAGGCCGATCAGCCTTGTGTTGTCCAGAAGCTGGTCTATTGCTCGTCATCCTGAGTGTCGGGATCCCCGTTGGTCAAGATGCTAACTTAACCTCCTTGTTGGTGAGTTGTATTGCCATGTGGTGCTAATATTGTCCACGTAAGCATGCCATGACAAGTGTGAAAAAATCgggataatatttttaattaaataattatccaataaaataattaaaccaaattaATCATGGGCCTTTATATGTCACCCTACACATGTAGAATGGACCTACACGTGTGGGTCATATTTTAAGGTCCAAAATTGATTTCTCAATTTTGTCATGaataagatttattatttatttattctacaaataaataataattgattaattctcattaatctcttatttcacaagaattaaaataaatattattttctctaaattaatatatttttctctttgatattatttaatactaatgttatatttaactaattaatatagttttattcaataaaactaaatagttaaatattattaattatacaatTCATAATTGccataattaatcaaaataataatttcataaattactattttgcccTTAAAATTTATTTCCCATAGAAATTAATTCTCACTCGAaattcattcatcaaataaaatcttCCTTTGTACAATGTTGTATAGAGGTGACtaggggaccatggacctatattctAAAGTTCCAATAAACCCAAGATTACCATCAATCTCATCAACAGAGTAATTTGGTTGATTAATTCCATcattactccactataaatatgaaattctatTCTTTGACAATATAGAattgggtgactattcaatggatacatttttattgtaaccatatggttacattttttttttacctataatagcaggttaccaataagtaaaaattctatttttagaattaattaagggaaatttttagtattatacctataatataatcaattaacaataataaccttaattaaaaaaatgtacaCCTAATAACGTGACACGTAGGCTTCTCCTAcctgaattgaaaaaaaaataataacggAAACAAAAAAACACGATCCACCATACGCGccaaataattaacaaaaaacgGAATATGAATCTTACAAACAATGCGTGAAATACAAACGcacatacaagaacatataaatTCACGATTTGCTAAGTTTTCAAATCAATTTGaatcatttttacaaaaaaaaaaaaaaccattaacGACCAAAAAAACCTTCGAATACAACCTGAAATCCAATAATCAACAAATCGAAATCAAAAAACGATTTCGAATCTGTCTACGATTTCGATTCTGTGTTACTGTAAGTAAAAAACAGAGACAAGTCTTATTAGATCCTGAAAACAGAAAACACCATTGACGAAGAAAAAAGCTTCGGCAACAATCTTCAGTATTTCAATCGAAAAACAGCAATCGAAGCTGTTTCTCAACAACAGAAAACGATCCTCAATACAATACAGATTGCAGAGATGTTGCTggccaaaaaataaaacaatggaGAAAAATCGTTACCTGCAGAAAAATTTGTTGACCGTGCTCTGTTCTTCGCGCAACCAAAAATAATCATCGAACAGAAAAAGGTAATCCAAAACTTTGTTGTAATATTACATTGttaaaaaatatcattacaAATAACATGATCATAAATTTTCCTATACACAGTGCAATTTCTTCATGTTTATGCTAAATGCaattcattgatttttttttcgaagAAAAACATAATTACTGTGCAAAAAATATCtacattatttttcacaaatacttaaaatttcattaaaaaataataaataaactaatatgTATATGATAACACACAGGAACCAATGGACCCCATGACAATCATCCTTTTCTACAATGGAACATGGGTAGACAGATCAACATACAATGATTATGAAGTGGCAGGTATACTAATCCCAATAAAATGTTCGTATAATGTTCTTGCACAGGAGATCTATGAAACCTTATCAATAGACAGAAACAAGTATGGAATTACAgtgaaatttcaaattaaagaaGGGATACCACCTATAACTATCAAAGATGACAATGGATGCAAGTTCTACCATCAAATAAGGAAGAAAAATGATGACGAAACAAGATACCCTTTGATGGTAAACACATTTGAATCATCAACATCACCTGAATGTCTTGCCAGCAACAATTATTTAGAAATTGGAGAAACAAGTATGCAGTGTACTGAACAGTTACCAACAAGAACTAAATATGCACAATTGGTAGCAGATTATGCTTATGAGCATGCACAACAAGCACTGCAAACAAGTTCAGAGATAGACCAAGTAATTACAAATCCTCAAATTGAAAAAATACATGTTGGCCAAGTCTTTTCAAACAAGGAAACACTGAAGAATgcaatcagcctatactcaattaGACAAAACCAGCCATTCAAGGTGAATAGATCATCAACTCTTGACTATAAaattgtttgtgttgatgaaaATTGCAAGTGGAGTTTCCTCGCTTCAAAACatggaaaaacaaaaatgttcaAAGTTAGGAAGATAAAATATGACCATACATGCTCGTTAGATATCACCTCCGGAAACCATCCTCAAGCCACAAGCAACCTATTTGGGCatgtgataaaaaaaaaaattgtcaaccCAAAAAGAAACTACACTCCAAATAAAATTGTAGACGACATTGCAGATGACTATAGTGTCTCAGTTTCCTACCAAAAAGCATGGAGAGCAAGAGAAAAAGCTATGGTGGATGTTAGACGCTGCCCACAAGAATCGTATGGCGAAATACCATTAATATTATACATGATGCA
This Cannabis sativa cultivar Pink pepper isolate KNU-18-1 chromosome 6, ASM2916894v1, whole genome shotgun sequence DNA region includes the following protein-coding sequences:
- the LOC115694941 gene encoding uncharacterized protein LOC115694941 → MDPMTIILFYNGTWVDRSTYNDYEVAGILIPIKCSYNVLAQEIYETLSIDRNKYGITVKFQIKEGIPPITIKDDNGCKFYHQIRKKNDDETRYPLMVNTFESSTSPECLASNNYLEIGETSMQCTEQLPTRTKYAQLVADYAYEHAQQALQTSSEIDQVITNPQIEKIHVGQVFSNKETLKNAISLYSIRQNQPFKVNRSSTLDYKIVCVDENCKWSFLASKHGKTKMFKVRKIKYDHTCSLDITSGNHPQATSNLFGHVIKKKIVNPKRNYTPNKIVDDIADDYSVSVSYQKAWRAREKAMVDVRRCPQESYGEIPLILYMMQISNPGTITDLVTDEDGKFKYLYFAIGASIKGWQHFTPIIVTDGTFLTNQYGGTLLTANAQNANRHIFPLACAIVDSENDNSWNWFMQKIKETYGEREGQCIISDRHESIYKATKSNFPLLMHGVCCYHLLKNLKMKFKKGGDELKHAFDGASKAYTIEEFEKCMQDLDNIDLRIRDFLANEVGYDKWTRLYSMNKRYKTMTSNIAESVNAALKSVRELPVATLLECLHSLVQKWYWENKNRALKTETTLANIPEKALKK